The Orrella daihaiensis genome contains the following window.
TTCGCCGACCCTTTCGCTATATCGAAGACCGCCGTGAACACTTGATTGCTGGCGCGAATACACGCGAGCATCACTACGAAATGACCGCATACGCAGACAAAAACGGGAAACTACTGGCGCTCGATGCAAAGATAACCATAGATGGGGGTGCCTATTCCGTCTGGCCCTTCACCATAGGCCTTGAACCCGGGCAAGCCGTTGGCAACTTGCCGGGCCCCTATGACATTAAGGGATATCGTTGTGTTTCGAGATGTGTGGCTACGAATAAGCCCGCTTTTGTGCCGTACCGTGGAGTTGCGCGCACCGGTGTCTGTTTTGCGATCGAACTAACCATGAATGCCATTGCCAAGGAGATCGGTCGCGAACCTTGGGAGGTTCGTATGGAGAACCTCGTTAAGGCAGATCAAATGCCTTATACCAACGTTACCAACAAACATTTTGATAGTGGGGATTTTCCTGCAAGTCTTGAGCGTGCACTTGAGATGCTTAACATTAATGCACGTCGCGAACAGCAGCGTACTCAAGGGGATCGTGGAAAACTTTTGGGTGTAGGTGTAGCCACTTACACTGAACAAGCTGCCCATGGAACCTCGGTTTTTGCGGCTTGGGGGACTCCAATCATTCCGGGTTTTGATCAAGCATTTGTGCGCATCACACCAGATGGTGGGCTTGAAATTCGAGTCGGTGTGCACTCCCATGGTCAGGGCATGGAGACCACCTTTGCACAAATCGCCCATGAAACGCTCGGCATTGATATATCCCGCATTCGTATGTTGCACGGTGATACCGGACAAACTCCGTTTTCGACTGGAACATATGCCTCACGCTCACTTGTTATGTCTGGTGGAGCGGTCGCAAAGGCGTGTAAGACACTGGTCCCACGACTGCTAAAAATTGGTGCTCATCTACTTGGAACCAATGAAGACAAGGTTAAGTTAGAGGGGACAGACATTATCTCATCGACAGGATCGGTCTCGATCAGCGATGTAGCAAGTGCTTGGTACCTCAATCCCCAATTGTTACCGGCTGATGTTGACGCCCAGGGGTTAGAAGCGACGGTTGGATACCGACCAAAATCGGACGGCGGTTGTTTTACATACGCAACCCACGCCGCGGTCGTAGCGATAGATCCCGATATGGGCTCGGTGGAAATATTGGATTATGTCTGTGTTGAAGACTGCGGGGTGATGGTTAACCCAATGGTTGTTGAAGGTCAGACAATCGGGGGAATCGTCCAAGGCCTTGGTACTGCGATGTATGAACACTCGCCTTATGATGAACTTGGTCAACCGCTAGCCTCGACACTTGCCGACTATATGATCCCAGGGGCAGCCGAAGCACCAAAAATTCGTATCGATCATTTCCAAACCCCATCGCCGCATACCGAGTTTGGAGCCAAAGGGATGGGTGAAGGCGGGGCTATCGCACCACCAGCAGTGATTCTTGGGGCCATCAACGATGCCTTAAGCCGGATTGGCGCGCCAGAACTATTGCACACACCAGTCACACCGAGGGACATACTTGGCGCAATCAACAAGTGCCATGCTGAACAAGTCCTAACTAACACCAAGGGGCTGGTGTGAAGGCCGCCAAATTTGACCTACAGATCGCCGCTACGCTTGCAGCTGCGGGGGACGAACTTGTAGCGAGGGGATTTGACAGCAAGGTCGTTGCTGGCAGTCAGTCACTTGGTCCTATGCTCAATTTGCGTCTTGTGCGACCAACACAACTAATCGACATCAGCGGTCTGAGTGAATTGCGGGGTGTCACAACTGATCACCAAACTATTCGAATTGGTGCAGGTGTGACTCATGCCGAAATTGAGGATGGGATATACCCCGCATTACTAAACCATCCTTGGAAAAAAGTTGCCGCAAACATTGCTTACCGGTCTGTACGCAACCGGGGAACCATCGGAGGCAGCCTAGCTCATGCTGATCCTGCCGCTGATTGGGTGCTGGCTGCTACAGCGATGAACGCAGATATTGATATTGTTAGCGTAGACCCAAACGATGGCGCTCTGGCAATACGCACGGCACCTATGCAAAAGTTCATGATAGCTGCCTACACAACAGTACTAGAGCCGCATGACATCATCCATTCAATATCCTTGCCACTTAGCTCCGCTCATGCCAAATGGGGTTATTACAAATTCTGCCGCAAAGTAGGCGAATTTGCTCATGCGAGTTGTGCCGTGTATATCAATGATGTAGACAGATGCGCCAATATCGCCATCGGGGCACTCGATGGACCACCCAAACTTTTGCCGGAATTAGCCTCCAAAATCATTGACAGTGGGTGGAGCGCAATGCCAGGCTCCTTGCAAAATGAAGCTGTTGTTAAAGCTGTCTCTGCAGCCATACCCGAGCGTGATCCCATCGATCAAAAAATGTACACCACTGCTGTCATTCGAGCATTGAACAAGGCTTTTAATTCGGGAGCTGTCGATGACTGATACATCACTCGCCGACCCACAGGAAGGAATCCACACAAAAAGACATATCAATTTGGTAGTCAATGGGCAAGAAATCTCGGAAACGGTTACTCCTAGAACCCATCTAGGTGACTTTTTACGCGAGCAGCTTGGGTTGACGGGAACGCATCTGGGGTGTGAGCATGGCGTGTGTGGAGCCTGTGTCGTGTTGCTAGACAACAAGCCAGTACGCTCTTGTATTACCTATGCCGCATCCTGTAACGGACGCTCAATCACAACCATCGAGGGATACACGCAAGATCCGGTGATGGCATTGCTAAGACAGGCGTTTACCGATCATCATGCACTTCAATGCGGGTATTGCACACCTGGCATGCTGGCAACTGCAAGAGACATTGTTCTTCGGCTACCAGAGGCTGATGAACGCAAAGTTCGGGCTGAGCTTTCGGGCAACCTTTGTCGCTGCACCGGATACATGGGTATCGTCAATGCGGTAATGTCAGTACTTGCCAGACTGAAACTAGACCACGATCCTGCGATTGAAGCTCTCCGCGCTGCGCAGACTCAGGCACAAAGTAGCGCTGGCGCAGCTAGTCCCAAACCAATTGAGATCAAACGTGCGGTTGTGTCGACCACGGTCAATCAAACATCAGACAGCAAAACAACAAACACCAAGTCTGTGGCCGGATCGTCTGCCGCACCATCGGGTACCTCCATACAACACAAATTTAAACTGCCTCATCCGGCAGATGCAGTCTGGCGCCTAATGACTGACTTGCCCCGCGTAGCACAGTGTCTACCAGGTGCGCAGGTCTTGGAACAGAATGACGAACACGTCATCGGGGAAGTCGCCATCAAATTCGGTCCAATGAGCGCCAAATTCGAGGGGCAAGCCACCTTAAATCTTTCTCCCGACAAACAACAAGCAACCCTCATCGGTGCTGGAAGAGACAAACTTAGCAACTCAAGAGCACGCGCCGAGGTGCAATATACGATTGAAGCGCTCGGTCCGGATGAATCTGAAATAGCCATTGATATGCAGTACTCACTTCAAGGTCCGCTAGCGCAGTTTTCCCGATCAGGACTCGTACAAGATTTTGTGCAACGGATGATGGCTAGCTTCGCGGATAACGTGTCTCACTTACTGTCAGACCCTAACGCATCGGCACAATTACCACATGCTGCTATTAATCCGATTTCCATGTTTTTCAGCATTCTCATCATGCGTATCCGCAATCTATTTCGTAAAAAGGACTAGACGATGAGGGGCTTGCTAAAAATCTCTGCGGGAATAGATTGGCTCAATGAGACTGTAGGCAGGATTGTAATTTGGCTCTGCTTAATTGTGGTCTTGATTAGTTCAACTAACGCAGTGGTACGCAAGTTATTCAGTGTCAGTTCGAATGCATGGCTTGAACTGCAGTGGTATTTATTTGGAGCGATTTTCTTACTAGCGTCAGGTTATACGCTGTTGCGAAATGAACATGTGCGCGTTGACATCTTATCGGCAAGAATGTCTCGTCGCAATCAATTGCTGGTTGAGATCTTTGGTGTCCTGTTTTTCCTGCTGCCAATTGCAGTGTTGATTTTGATTCTATCGTGGCCCGTTTTTATTGATTCATTCATTGAAAACGAGCAATCATCCAATGCAGGTGGTTTAGTACGTTGGCCAATGAAGCTACTCGTACCGATTGGATTTCTTTTACTTGTGCTCGCCGGAATTTCTCACTTGATCAAATGCATAGGCTGCCTGCTAGGTATGTGCCCGGATCCGACACTGAAGGAGGCAAACAAATCATCTGAACAAGCCCTCGCCGAAGAAATTGCGATGTATGCAGACAACCAATCGATCCAACACAATCCGGTTGAGCCGATCGAACGGTCTGCCAAGGAGCGCAATCATCATGGTTGAACTGTTTGCCGCCAACCTTGCCCCAGTCATGTTTATCAGCCTGTTCATGCTGTTATTGCTTGGGTTTCCGATCGCATTTGCATTAGCCGCGAACGGATTACTTTTTGGTTTGATCGGCATTGAGCTCGGCTTGTTAACGCCAGCGTTGTTTCAGGCTCTTCCGCAAAGGGTTATCGGTATTATTGCTAACGACACCCTATTGGCCATACCATTTTTTACCTTCATGGGACTCATCCTAGAACGATCTGGAATGGCCGAAGATCTATTGGAAACTATTGGTCAGTTGTTTGGCTCCATTCGCGGTGGCTTAGCCATCGCAGTTGTTTTCGTCGGTGCAATGCTAGCGGCCACAACGGGTGTCGTCTCAGCCTCTGTTATTTCAATGGGGCTAATTTCATTACCCATTATGCTCAGATACGGCTACGATCGGCGGTTTGCAACCGGTGTCATTGCGGCCTCAGGAACGCTTTCACAAATTATTCCGCCATCCCTAGTTTTGATTGTGCTAGCGGACCAACTAGGGCGTTCGGTGGGTGACATGTATCTTGGCGCCTTCATTCCCGGGATGGCTCTGGCACTTAGCTACATGGCATATACCTTCGTACTTGCCTGGCTGAAACCTGATACTGCTCCGGCAATGCCACCTGAAGCTCGAACCTTTTTAGAACCATCTGGTGCTTCTGGAACTCGTTCGCTGGTCGTTTTATTAGGCATTTCATGTGCAATCACCTGGATAATCATGCAATCAGTCGCTGACCCGGATGGTCCCGTTGATGAGAGAGTCGTGTTGTCGATCTTGACGCTGGGCTTAAGCGCATTCGTGTTGGCAGGGCTGAACAGAATTTTTAAATTGAAGTTGCTTTCGCAGATCGCTGAGCGTGTGACGTTTGTCATGATTCCGCCGCTGGCGCTTATCTTTCTTGTCCTCGGTACGATCTTTATCGGCTTAGCAACGCCAACGGAGGGTGGTGCCATGGGGGCAGTTGGTGCCATTGTCATGGCAGTCGCACGCAAGCGACTATCTGTCAATTTGCTACGTCAGGCAATGGACACGACAACTAAGCTGACTTGCTTTGTAATTTTTATTCTTGTTGGTGCCACGGTATTTGGGCTCACTTTCCGTGCCGTCGATGGCGATCTTTGGGTAGAACATCTCCTTATCGATCTGCCAGGCGGAGAACTCGGGTTTTTAATTGTGGTCAGTATTCTGGTATTTCTTCTGGCGTTTTTTCTGGATTTCTTTGAACTGGCTTTTATTGTCGTTCCACTACTGGCGCCGGTAGCCGACAAGATGGGTATAGACCTCATTTGGTTCGGTGTCTTGCTTGCCGTCAATATGCAAACTTCATTTATGCATCCGCCATTTGGCTTTGCACTTTTTTACTTGAGGTCTGTAGCCCCTAAAAACGACTATGTTGACAAAACAACTAACAAGAAAATTGCCCGAGTAACCACCGGACAGATCTATTGGGGATCGGTACCGTTCATTTGTATTCAGCTAATCATGGTGGCCGCCGTACTCACGTTTCCTGGAATGGTCACTCACTATAAAGATGACACTCCGGAAATAGATCCCTCCACGGTTGAGATTACGATTCCAACGAATCCCTATGGAAATAGCGGTAACTACACTGGGTCTGACATGCCAGACCCATCCCAGATATTCCGTTAAGTTAGGCGTTTCGCTCGAGAAGTTTCAACTTATCTGCTTTGCCGTTCCAGTGCTCTGCTTCCTCGAGGGGTTCTTTCGAACTTGTGATGCTTTCAAATTCAGGAGAGAGCTCTGCATTTAGCGCGATGAAATGTTTTTGATGTTCCGGCACATCTTCCTCTGCAAAAATTGCATTAGCGGGGCACTCCGGTATACAAACAGCGCAATCAATACACTCCTCGGGGTCAATCACTAGAAAATTAGGGCCCTCCCGGAAACAGTCAACCGGGCATACATCAACGCAATCAGTAAATTTACATTTAATGCAGTTTTCAGTCACAACGTGAGTCATATTGCCCCCTTATTTCTGATAGTAAGTACACTAACAATTGTATCGTCAAACAGCATCGTCTCCAAGAGAATTCGCTACGCTTGTCCAAAAATCGTTACCTGTAAAGCTCGGGGGAGTTAACAGGCAATACGGTTGTACGATACCGCCCAGTAGGCAGAAAACCATCTGGCGTGGGCATCGGTAAGCGTTTTAGTTGCGTAGAAATTCACCGCAGCTTGTTCTTGCCTTGGTTCCAGACTAATCGTACGAGCGAGTCATTTCCATAGATAGCGTGAAGCGATCAGCTGGGTGAACGGATATGGAAATCTCAACGACATCCCCCGCTGCATTGAAGTAGTGACGCGTTACCTTGAGGGCTGGTGAGCCAACCTCGGCCTGCAGGTCCGCTGCTAGTTCGGTGGGCATCAGGATAGCTTGAGCCTCCTGGCGGATTCGCAAGATCGCTTGCCCATAATGCTCCTCAATCAACGAACTAATTAAAACCTCCGGCGCCTTGCATACCCACTTGGCGATGTCCTTAAATGCTGCATCAATGTAAACGTCGGTCCAGCAAATGGGGTGTGACTCTGATTGTGCATCCATACGCAAGCTTGAAACACGTAGCCAGCGGGAACCGCCTTCGCACCCTATTTCAAGGGCCACTGCCTCGTCAGCCACTATCATCTTTGTTGATTTTAAGACTCGTCGATGTCGAGCACCAAACTGCACCAATTCCTCGATAGTGGCAATTGACTGCCTAAACCCTGTGACTGGGTGCGCCGCTTCGACTCGTGTGCCTACATTCTTACGTCGCGAAATAAGGCCTAGTGCTTGAAGCTCCTGCAGCGCCTTGCGAACGGCATAGCGGCTCAGACGATGAGTAGCACACAACTCAAACTCCGTCGGTAGCAGTGAGCCGACGGTGTAGCGACCAGCTGCAATCTCCTCGGCCAAATGCCGTACAAGATCGGCATGTGAAACACAAGTTTTAGGCATACCAGCATTCATGCAATGCAGTCCATTGTGATATCAAACAAGGGCAAACCCTCATTTTATTTTGTTCGAACATATTTAAACTGTATATGTTCGAACATATCAATATGCTCAGATTTAATCAACCTTTTTAAATATCTACCACCATGGTTTCACCTTCCTCTAGCACCGTCTTCGATTCCGTTCTCTTCCGAGACGCCTTTGGCACACCCGCGATGCGCGAGGTTTTTTCTGATCGTAAGTTGATTGACCGCTATATTGAGGTGGAAGTCGCCTTGGCTCGTGCTGAGGCTCGCTGTGGTGTTATCCCAGTTGAGGCTGCCGAAGCTATCGCCCGGGAATCGCGTCTGGATCGAATCGACTTCGACCATATGCGGCACGAGACCGATATCGTGGGGTATCCGATCTTGCCATTGGTGCACCAGCTGGTTCAGATGTGCGGCGAAGCAGGTCGCTATGTACATTGGGGCGCAACCACTCAAGACATCATGGATACCGCCAATGTGCTTCAGGTGCGTGATGCGCTAGACATCATCGAGGCAGACATTCAAGCCCTACGTGGCATCCTTGGAGATCTGGCAAAAAAACATCGCGACACGCCTATGGCGGGTCGCACTCATTTGCAACACGCGCTACCAATTACCTTCGGCTATAAACTGGCGATCTGGCTGGCCATGTTCGATAGGCACCAACAGCGGCTTGCGCAACTGCGGGAACGTGTGCTGTGCGTTGAGTTTGCCGGCGCAGCTGGCACGTTGGCCTCTCTGGGAGACAAAGGGCTGGAAGTACAGCAAGCGCTGGCTCTGGAGCTCAACCTTGGCGTTCCAACCACGACCTGGCATGTGGCGCGCGATGGTTTCGCGGAAGCCGTAAATTTTCTGGCCCTAGTCACTGGCTCACTTGGCAAGATTGCACTAGATATCATGATCATGGCCTCAACCGAGTATGCCGAGGTCTACGAGCCATTCGTCAAAGGCCGGGGCGCGAGCAGCACCATGCCACAAAAGCGCAATCCAATCTCTAGTGAACTGATGCTGGCTGCAGCCAAAGGTGTGCGCCAGCATGCAGGTCTGATGATAGATGCCATGATTCAGGATTTTGAGCGGGCTACCGGTCCTTGGCATGCGGAATGGATTGCCATTCCAGAAAGCTTCATTCTGACAGCTGGCGCACTGCATCAGGCTAAATTCGCGCTTGGTGGATTAATCGTTGACACCGATCGGATGGGAGCCAATCTCGGCATCAGTCAGGGTTTGATCGTAGCTGAAGCGGTGATGATGGGATTGGCACCAGCGCTCGGTCGCCAACAAGCCCACGACATCGTCTACGATGCCTGCCGTGTCGTTAACGAACAAGGGGGCACGCTCGCCGACGCGCTCGCTGCCATACCGGTCGTGACACAACACTTTGACCGAGCTGCCATAGATCGCCTCACAGACCCGGCCAATTACCTCGGTCTTGCGCCGGTGATGGTTGATCGGGCATTGGCTGCCTCAGCCTTGGCGGGTAATCACCTAGATCACTAGCAAGCACGCCCCGTCCAATGGCGGACATCATTTGGCTAGTTGTGTCGCCTCTTTAACTGCCTCACGCATGCGCTTGACTGAATTTTCCAGATCAGGCCATGCGGGCTGTTGTGGTGCGAATCTTGCGCGCATGTAGCGAACCAAGCCAACGAGTTGCTCATCATTAAACTGATCAGCGAACCCCGCCATGAATCCGACAGCATCTGATGGTGGCGAGCGTACGCCTTCAAGAATGACTCGTATCAGATTGTCAGGCTGATCCGCGTGCAAATTCGTGTTCAATGCCAGCGGCACATTGGCACCAAGCAAAGTCGGACCGCTACCATCATGATGACAAGCAGCACAAGCAGCTTCAAATAAGCGGTGCGAACCATCGAGCAAGGCGGCGGGTGGCTGCGCGGTGATCGCTAGCTGTTGCTCAACAGCCTGATTGATGGTCTGGGTATCCACAGGTTGCTGAAATGATGCCAGATAGACAGCCATCGCCCGCAAGTCCTCATCGGGCACTGTACTTAATTGCTTGACCACATCGGCCATGGGTCCAAGGGCAGCGCCGTGATGATCGCTCACGCCTTGACGTAAGTAATCATAAAAAGCTTGTTCAGTCCATGGGACAGGACTGTTCGACGTTGCGGTCAAGTCGTGAGCCTGCCAGCCCTTGATATAGCCACCGGAGAGAAACTGTTTGCCAAACTTCTCAGCACCAGCCAAATCTCGCGGAGTGTGACAAGCCGAACAGTGCGCTGGTCCATTGACCAGATACTCACCCCTGAGCCAAACTTCAGAATCAACACCACTTGGCGCTGCCTCAGGCGCAAGTGCCGGTGGATAAATCGCATTCCATGCTGCTAACGCTGGGCGAACACTAAACGGGAACGAAAGCTCCGTTTTAGGATTGTCTTGGCGCACGGCTGGCTGTGACATGAAATAGGCATACAGTGAAGTGATCTCATCATCGCTAAACCGTGAGAACGCTGTGTAAGGAAACGCGGGATATAAATGACGACCATCTTGCGAGATTCCTTGACGCATCGCCCGCTCAAACGCTGCAAGTGACCAGTTTCCGATCCCGGTTTCTGGATCAGGTGTAATGTTCGTGCTGTAAATCACCCCAAACGGTGTAGGAAGTGCTACGCCACCTGCATACTTTTGTCCATCAGCCGTGGTGTGGCAGGTGGCACAGTTACTCAGAGCCGCGAGCTGACGACCACGCTCGATGGTCTCGGTGGCATACAAGCTAGCCGAAGGACGAGTCACGGGAGCGATCGGACTGCGCCAGCCAAACACACCAGCCACGATACCGACGGCACCCACTGCAAGTGCCAGTGCCCGCCATCCGATGCTCTTGCGGCGCGGATAAATCGCACCGACTGAAGGCGCTGATAGCCTGCGTTTTGCGACGCGCGGCTCTGGTGAATCAGTTGCCGCTGGCAAGGGATTAATTGCAGCACGCACCACCTCCGGCGTAAATGGGGGCTGTCTGAATCGCACGCCTGTCGCATCAAATATGGCATTGGCAATCGCGGCCGTACCCGGGACTGAAGATGACTCGCCAGCGCCAAGGGGTGGCTCCTCGGGCCTAGGCATCTGATAAACCTCAATCACCGGTACCTGCCTGAAACTCAGCACAGGGTAGGAGCCCCACTCTTGGTTGGCGACAGTGTTTTGGGTGGGCTCAGTGGTGACCTTTTCCTGCAAGGCCCGACTCGTTGCTTGTATGACATTGCCGTGAATCTGATGTTCAACACCCGCCGGATTGACGGTCAAGCCAGCATCATGCCCAACCACGACCTTGCGAACATGTACTTCACCCGTATTCGGATTAACCTCAACATTTGCTACCCAAGCAGCCCAGGCCGCACCGAAGCCTGGCCAACGGCTATGTACATAGCGCGCATAAGCGACACCCTGCCCCTGCAGCAAACCATTCTCGCCCTTGACAAGCCGAGGTCCAGTTCGTGGTTGCCAGCCTGCCCTAATCGCCGTCTCTTTCAACAGTTCGCTGGCACGTGGATCATCTAGGTGGCGCAGTCGAAATTCAACAGGATCCTCACCTGCCGCGGTCGCAAGCTCGTCCACAAACGACTCGTGCGCAAAGGAATTCGGTAACGCCGAAACGCCCCTAAGCCAGGACGCCCTTAAGATCGGCGGCATGTCATTGACTGTTACTCGCAAATTGGGCACGGTGTAAGGAGGACGTGCCGTTCGATCTCCCATAAAGTAGGCTTGCGCGTTGGGTTCGATCGTTCGAGTCAACAGTAATGCCAGTGGTGGC
Protein-coding sequences here:
- a CDS encoding xanthine dehydrogenase family Fe-S subunit; this encodes MTDTSLADPQEGIHTKRHINLVVNGQEISETVTPRTHLGDFLREQLGLTGTHLGCEHGVCGACVVLLDNKPVRSCITYAASCNGRSITTIEGYTQDPVMALLRQAFTDHHALQCGYCTPGMLATARDIVLRLPEADERKVRAELSGNLCRCTGYMGIVNAVMSVLARLKLDHDPAIEALRAAQTQAQSSAGAASPKPIEIKRAVVSTTVNQTSDSKTTNTKSVAGSSAAPSGTSIQHKFKLPHPADAVWRLMTDLPRVAQCLPGAQVLEQNDEHVIGEVAIKFGPMSAKFEGQATLNLSPDKQQATLIGAGRDKLSNSRARAEVQYTIEALGPDESEIAIDMQYSLQGPLAQFSRSGLVQDFVQRMMASFADNVSHLLSDPNASAQLPHAAINPISMFFSILIMRIRNLFRKKD
- a CDS encoding GntR family transcriptional regulator, whose protein sequence is MPKTCVSHADLVRHLAEEIAAGRYTVGSLLPTEFELCATHRLSRYAVRKALQELQALGLISRRKNVGTRVEAAHPVTGFRQSIATIEELVQFGARHRRVLKSTKMIVADEAVALEIGCEGGSRWLRVSSLRMDAQSESHPICWTDVYIDAAFKDIAKWVCKAPEVLISSLIEEHYGQAILRIRQEAQAILMPTELAADLQAEVGSPALKVTRHYFNAAGDVVEISISVHPADRFTLSMEMTRSYD
- a CDS encoding TRAP transporter large permease produces the protein MVELFAANLAPVMFISLFMLLLLGFPIAFALAANGLLFGLIGIELGLLTPALFQALPQRVIGIIANDTLLAIPFFTFMGLILERSGMAEDLLETIGQLFGSIRGGLAIAVVFVGAMLAATTGVVSASVISMGLISLPIMLRYGYDRRFATGVIAASGTLSQIIPPSLVLIVLADQLGRSVGDMYLGAFIPGMALALSYMAYTFVLAWLKPDTAPAMPPEARTFLEPSGASGTRSLVVLLGISCAITWIIMQSVADPDGPVDERVVLSILTLGLSAFVLAGLNRIFKLKLLSQIAERVTFVMIPPLALIFLVLGTIFIGLATPTEGGAMGAVGAIVMAVARKRLSVNLLRQAMDTTTKLTCFVIFILVGATVFGLTFRAVDGDLWVEHLLIDLPGGELGFLIVVSILVFLLAFFLDFFELAFIVVPLLAPVADKMGIDLIWFGVLLAVNMQTSFMHPPFGFALFYLRSVAPKNDYVDKTTNKKIARVTTGQIYWGSVPFICIQLIMVAAVLTFPGMVTHYKDDTPEIDPSTVEITIPTNPYGNSGNYTGSDMPDPSQIFR
- a CDS encoding FAD binding domain-containing protein — its product is MKAAKFDLQIAATLAAAGDELVARGFDSKVVAGSQSLGPMLNLRLVRPTQLIDISGLSELRGVTTDHQTIRIGAGVTHAEIEDGIYPALLNHPWKKVAANIAYRSVRNRGTIGGSLAHADPAADWVLAATAMNADIDIVSVDPNDGALAIRTAPMQKFMIAAYTTVLEPHDIIHSISLPLSSAHAKWGYYKFCRKVGEFAHASCAVYINDVDRCANIAIGALDGPPKLLPELASKIIDSGWSAMPGSLQNEAVVKAVSAAIPERDPIDQKMYTTAVIRALNKAFNSGAVDD
- a CDS encoding TRAP transporter small permease subunit, which codes for MRGLLKISAGIDWLNETVGRIVIWLCLIVVLISSTNAVVRKLFSVSSNAWLELQWYLFGAIFLLASGYTLLRNEHVRVDILSARMSRRNQLLVEIFGVLFFLLPIAVLILILSWPVFIDSFIENEQSSNAGGLVRWPMKLLVPIGFLLLVLAGISHLIKCIGCLLGMCPDPTLKEANKSSEQALAEEIAMYADNQSIQHNPVEPIERSAKERNHHG
- the fdxA gene encoding ferredoxin FdxA; the protein is MTHVVTENCIKCKFTDCVDVCPVDCFREGPNFLVIDPEECIDCAVCIPECPANAIFAEEDVPEHQKHFIALNAELSPEFESITSSKEPLEEAEHWNGKADKLKLLERNA
- the pcaB gene encoding 3-carboxy-cis,cis-muconate cycloisomerase is translated as MVSPSSSTVFDSVLFRDAFGTPAMREVFSDRKLIDRYIEVEVALARAEARCGVIPVEAAEAIARESRLDRIDFDHMRHETDIVGYPILPLVHQLVQMCGEAGRYVHWGATTQDIMDTANVLQVRDALDIIEADIQALRGILGDLAKKHRDTPMAGRTHLQHALPITFGYKLAIWLAMFDRHQQRLAQLRERVLCVEFAGAAGTLASLGDKGLEVQQALALELNLGVPTTTWHVARDGFAEAVNFLALVTGSLGKIALDIMIMASTEYAEVYEPFVKGRGASSTMPQKRNPISSELMLAAAKGVRQHAGLMIDAMIQDFERATGPWHAEWIAIPESFILTAGALHQAKFALGGLIVDTDRMGANLGISQGLIVAEAVMMGLAPALGRQQAHDIVYDACRVVNEQGGTLADALAAIPVVTQHFDRAAIDRLTDPANYLGLAPVMVDRALAASALAGNHLDH
- a CDS encoding xanthine dehydrogenase family protein molybdopterin-binding subunit; translated protein: MTEQNHQSGIKAQGIGARVPRKEDFRHLHGKGNFVADFSMPGLLEVAFLRSPVAHANISQINVPEHLSAMVRTREQLDALDIRADSTLPTYQPSSQPPLAAGKVRFVGEPIALAFASTRAEAEDILEEVSVDFVELPVYTSPTTADQAVDHFMHDEWENNTFLSLTIDKDFEVNAAQAEVVVHRTIDLSRHCMVPMEGKAALAYWDNQADQLVLVTSTQVPHMIRTAIARFLKLDQEQVRVISPDVGGAFGYKCVLQQEEVCVAWLAKTFRRPFRYIEDRREHLIAGANTREHHYEMTAYADKNGKLLALDAKITIDGGAYSVWPFTIGLEPGQAVGNLPGPYDIKGYRCVSRCVATNKPAFVPYRGVARTGVCFAIELTMNAIAKEIGREPWEVRMENLVKADQMPYTNVTNKHFDSGDFPASLERALEMLNINARREQQRTQGDRGKLLGVGVATYTEQAAHGTSVFAAWGTPIIPGFDQAFVRITPDGGLEIRVGVHSHGQGMETTFAQIAHETLGIDISRIRMLHGDTGQTPFSTGTYASRSLVMSGGAVAKACKTLVPRLLKIGAHLLGTNEDKVKLEGTDIISSTGSVSISDVASAWYLNPQLLPADVDAQGLEATVGYRPKSDGGCFTYATHAAVVAIDPDMGSVEILDYVCVEDCGVMVNPMVVEGQTIGGIVQGLGTAMYEHSPYDELGQPLASTLADYMIPGAAEAPKIRIDHFQTPSPHTEFGAKGMGEGGAIAPPAVILGAINDALSRIGAPELLHTPVTPRDILGAINKCHAEQVLTNTKGLV